A single window of Providencia alcalifaciens DNA harbors:
- a CDS encoding type B 50S ribosomal protein L31 — MKPNIHPDYRVVIFHDTAADAYFKVGSTIKTERTIEFEGQSYPYVPLDVSSHSHPFYTGKQKTHSQEGNVARFNKRFGNFVQTREEK; from the coding sequence ATGAAGCCAAATATTCATCCAGATTACCGAGTGGTGATCTTTCACGATACCGCGGCAGATGCTTATTTTAAGGTTGGGTCAACCATAAAAACAGAAAGAACCATTGAGTTTGAAGGGCAAAGTTATCCGTATGTTCCTCTCGATGTGTCCTCGCATTCTCACCCGTTTTATACCGGGAAACAGAAAACCCATTCACAGGAAGGGAATGTTGCTCGCTTTAATAAGCGTTTTGGGAATTTTGTTCAAACCAGAGAGGAAAAATGA
- the smpB gene encoding SsrA-binding protein SmpB produces MTKKKPYKPGSATIAMNKRARHEYSIEEEFEAGLSLQGWEVKSLRAGKANIGDSYVLLRDGEAYLFGANFTPLTVASSHVVCDPTRSRKLLLNQRELDTLYGKVNREGYTVIALSLYWKNAWCKVKIGVAKGKKAHDKRSDIKDREWQLDKARIMKHSNR; encoded by the coding sequence ATGACAAAGAAAAAACCATATAAACCCGGTTCAGCAACAATTGCTATGAACAAACGTGCTCGCCACGAATATTCTATCGAAGAGGAGTTCGAGGCGGGTTTATCCCTACAAGGTTGGGAAGTTAAATCATTACGCGCGGGCAAAGCCAACATTGGTGATAGCTATGTTTTACTGCGAGATGGTGAAGCCTATCTGTTTGGTGCCAACTTTACACCACTGACGGTAGCGTCATCCCATGTCGTCTGTGATCCAACTCGCAGTAGAAAATTACTTCTTAATCAGCGTGAATTAGATACCCTTTACGGTAAAGTTAACCGTGAAGGCTATACCGTCATCGCTCTTTCCTTATATTGGAAAAACGCGTGGTGCAAAGTGAAAATTGGCGTCGCCAAAGGTAAAAAAGCCCACGACAAGCGTTCTGATATCAAAGATAGAGAGTGGCAATTAGATAAAGCACGAATAATGAAACATTCTAATCGCTAA
- a CDS encoding DNA translocase FtsK, whose product MSQPFIHTSVFCWSPQELDMMARAIESCFLQYQIRGEVVGYDEGATFTLFRIELGRGIKASQVTALVPELCRFLSVVDIKIIDFIAGTPCIGLRVTNTYRRVVPFAECFNVWCGSGGLSSLSVMLGEDIIGDPIGWDLAQMPHLLIAGVTRSGKSMLMHSLVMSILYRNSPDKVRFVMFDTSQLELSLYNDIPHLLFPVISAPIQSINPLTFLVAELQRRQKLFGALNQRNLSGYNKVISNTKELNMPLPDPFWRPRESDSEHPYLGCEPEIVVCVDDYVQLIGEYKQIGEMLVLLSQQGHAVGIHLILTTRSPLSTSIGTQLRVNIPTRIALSVSSRADSNLILDQYGAESLFGLGDMLFASPSLSEPTRIQGTYVSDSDIRDTVDYCKRWGSASYLNLYNDAQNSGMSEEELDPLFDQATEFVVEQQRVSISGIQRQFRIGYNRAAMIVEQLESNGIVSEPIHNGNREVLAPRSS is encoded by the coding sequence ATGTCACAACCGTTTATTCATACTTCTGTGTTTTGTTGGTCACCTCAAGAGCTAGATATGATGGCTCGTGCTATTGAATCTTGCTTTCTGCAATACCAAATAAGAGGAGAGGTTGTCGGCTATGACGAAGGCGCAACATTTACACTCTTTAGAATCGAGCTGGGCAGGGGGATAAAAGCATCTCAAGTGACGGCGCTAGTGCCAGAGTTGTGTCGCTTCCTGAGTGTCGTTGATATAAAAATCATTGATTTTATTGCAGGGACGCCTTGTATCGGGTTACGCGTTACTAACACTTATCGTCGAGTAGTACCTTTTGCTGAGTGCTTTAATGTATGGTGCGGAAGTGGTGGTTTATCCTCTCTTTCAGTCATGTTAGGCGAAGATATTATTGGAGATCCAATTGGTTGGGATCTGGCTCAAATGCCGCATTTACTTATTGCAGGCGTGACGCGCTCAGGCAAGTCAATGTTAATGCATTCCTTGGTAATGAGCATTTTATACAGAAACTCGCCGGATAAAGTTCGCTTTGTGATGTTTGATACAAGCCAGCTTGAACTCAGCTTATATAACGATATACCTCACTTATTATTTCCTGTTATCTCTGCTCCTATTCAGTCAATAAATCCATTAACGTTTTTGGTCGCGGAATTGCAGCGCCGTCAAAAATTATTTGGCGCATTAAATCAACGTAATTTGAGTGGATACAATAAAGTAATATCAAATACGAAAGAGCTAAATATGCCTTTGCCTGATCCTTTCTGGCGTCCTAGAGAAAGTGACAGTGAGCATCCGTATTTAGGTTGTGAGCCTGAAATTGTTGTTTGTGTTGATGATTACGTCCAACTTATTGGTGAATATAAGCAAATAGGAGAAATGTTGGTTCTATTGAGCCAGCAAGGTCATGCGGTTGGTATTCACTTAATTCTGACAACTCGTAGCCCTTTATCCACCAGTATTGGCACACAGCTTCGAGTTAATATTCCTACACGCATTGCTCTTTCTGTGTCCTCTAGGGCTGACTCTAATTTAATCCTTGATCAGTATGGTGCAGAATCACTATTTGGTTTGGGGGATATGCTATTCGCATCACCGAGTTTATCTGAACCGACTAGGATTCAAGGTACTTATGTGAGTGATTCAGATATCAGGGATACAGTCGATTATTGTAAACGATGGGGAAGTGCGAGTTATCTTAATCTTTATAATGATGCCCAGAATAGTGGTATGTCAGAGGAAGAGCTTGACCCATTATTTGATCAAGCAACTGAATTTGTTGTAGAGCAACAGCGCGTTTCTATTTCAGGTATTCAGAGGCAATTTAGAATCGGTTATAACAGAGCGGCAATGATCGTTGAACAGTTAGAATCTAACGGTATAGTCAGTGAGCCGATTCATAATGGTAACCGCGAGGTGTTAGCTCCGCGATCTAGTTAG
- a CDS encoding type II toxin-antitoxin system RatA family toxin, protein MPQISRSALVPFSAEQMYKLVNDVISYPSFLPGCVGSRIISQNSDEMTASVEVSKAGISKTFITKNTLEENKRIQMQLVEGPFRALTGGWQFIPLSADACKIEFHLDFEFTNKLVELAFGKIFKELANNMVQAFTSRAKVVYRV, encoded by the coding sequence ATGCCACAGATTAGTCGCTCTGCGTTAGTCCCTTTTAGCGCAGAACAAATGTATAAACTTGTGAATGATGTGATTTCATATCCAAGTTTTTTACCGGGATGCGTTGGAAGCCGAATTATTAGCCAAAATTCTGATGAAATGACGGCCTCGGTTGAGGTTTCAAAGGCGGGAATTAGCAAAACCTTCATTACGAAAAATACGTTGGAAGAAAATAAACGTATCCAAATGCAATTAGTTGAAGGCCCTTTTAGAGCCTTAACTGGGGGATGGCAGTTTATTCCTTTGAGTGCTGACGCCTGTAAAATTGAATTTCATCTCGATTTTGAATTTACGAACAAGCTGGTTGAATTGGCATTCGGTAAAATATTCAAAGAGCTGGCTAATAATATGGTTCAAGCATTTACGTCTCGCGCTAAGGTCGTTTACCGTGTCTGA
- a CDS encoding ATP-binding protein has protein sequence MNRVLVIKEENHISNPDMGLVIPVAYINEGGEYEKINPNDFPNGGIFISKGFTNISQQFGNDELFILTEFYESNDDDWKNNSRYQKHFGLGNKVERLERNYFIPIIKSELPDIKTGYISHDIDASSNQFFIENNDYIYGPFKASKQDNNWQLSPLSTPSPLQLKQDHIAKIELKSIVENKLISDWAIKGENKNYINNLKDISILPYEQVDYISDTRLVSYFTKNGFGNGVSKNKNPLGKSEAQKLSLGIDEYVKKNKVLENSERLIRLKELLGDFLDSSPFGQEIVQEFLAESRDGRLYLDNYFAKNKDLLVKQKSEELEEVTRIQKIKLDKELNELERLISSKKSELEFEVKNVEAEKSKAKDEIERIKKQTAEDAHKILLQKQQALTEENTTLESKITDSNQKLEAFYSTLSRVNDYDSLVSEINYLKRLKEDLDKEKEAVEKTINLKKATLNSPQLFEKAVEIKTLTTLLNGGRNKESSPNIYKTKITPTTIKLTKDNRKDYINYIIDSFSNDNGKNFSFDEMANLLICLNQSFMTILAGPPGTGKTSTAIRLAQSMGLTNEENTHNTSNFINISVGRAWVSSRDILGFYNSLKDVYQPARTGLYEFLKSDHNQDYLKLILLDEANLSSVEHYWSDFLSMCDPEGRNRKIDLGIPSDEERYIKVSKGVRFIATINNDASTERLSPRLIDRVPVIGLNHNLDFKSSLLKTIDFDGAIHNESFDECFDVSLYESSFTTEEENSLEQIIEILRAPINRTTSVIVSQRKYNAIKRYCHVANEIEGLRIQPLDFAINQHILPLIEGYGTGFKERLHNLEQKLVELDLNLSKATLKNIINNGDIYSESYSYF, from the coding sequence ATGAATAGGGTGTTAGTTATTAAAGAAGAAAACCATATATCTAATCCAGATATGGGATTAGTTATTCCAGTTGCCTATATAAATGAAGGTGGAGAGTATGAAAAAATAAACCCTAACGATTTTCCAAATGGTGGAATATTTATATCTAAAGGATTTACAAATATTAGCCAACAATTTGGAAATGATGAGCTTTTCATTCTTACTGAATTTTATGAAAGTAACGATGATGATTGGAAGAATAACTCTAGATATCAAAAACATTTTGGACTAGGGAATAAAGTAGAGAGACTTGAGCGAAATTATTTTATTCCAATTATAAAATCTGAACTTCCTGATATTAAAACTGGTTATATTAGCCATGATATTGATGCATCGAGTAACCAATTTTTTATCGAAAATAATGATTATATTTATGGTCCATTCAAAGCATCTAAACAAGATAACAACTGGCAATTATCGCCATTATCAACACCTTCTCCATTACAATTAAAACAAGACCATATTGCAAAAATAGAATTAAAAAGTATAGTCGAAAATAAATTAATTTCTGATTGGGCTATAAAAGGTGAAAATAAAAACTATATAAATAACTTGAAAGATATTTCAATTCTACCCTATGAGCAAGTTGATTATATATCTGATACTCGTTTAGTATCATATTTCACTAAAAATGGTTTTGGTAACGGAGTGTCTAAGAACAAAAATCCGTTAGGAAAAAGTGAAGCTCAAAAGTTATCTCTAGGCATTGATGAATATGTAAAAAAAAATAAAGTTCTAGAGAATAGTGAACGATTGATAAGACTTAAAGAACTGTTAGGTGACTTTTTAGATTCTAGTCCATTTGGTCAAGAAATAGTTCAAGAATTTTTAGCTGAAAGTAGAGATGGAAGGCTTTATTTAGATAATTACTTTGCTAAAAACAAAGATTTATTAGTGAAACAAAAATCAGAGGAACTGGAGGAAGTAACAAGAATTCAAAAAATAAAATTAGATAAGGAGCTTAATGAGTTAGAGAGACTCATTTCAAGTAAAAAATCAGAGTTAGAGTTTGAAGTAAAAAATGTTGAAGCAGAAAAATCAAAAGCTAAAGATGAAATCGAAAGAATAAAGAAACAAACCGCAGAAGATGCACATAAAATATTACTACAGAAACAGCAAGCATTAACAGAAGAAAACACCACTCTAGAGAGTAAAATAACAGACTCAAACCAAAAGCTTGAGGCTTTTTATTCAACTTTATCAAGAGTAAATGATTATGATTCATTAGTTTCTGAAATAAATTATCTTAAAAGGTTAAAAGAAGATCTAGATAAAGAAAAAGAGGCAGTTGAAAAAACTATTAATCTTAAAAAGGCGACTTTAAATTCCCCTCAATTATTTGAGAAGGCTGTTGAAATTAAAACTTTAACTACATTGTTAAATGGTGGGAGAAATAAAGAGAGTTCGCCAAATATATATAAAACGAAAATAACTCCAACGACGATAAAATTAACAAAAGATAATAGAAAAGATTATATAAATTATATAATAGATTCATTTAGTAATGATAATGGTAAAAATTTTTCATTTGATGAAATGGCCAATTTGCTTATTTGCTTAAATCAATCTTTTATGACTATATTAGCAGGTCCCCCAGGTACAGGTAAAACCTCTACTGCAATTAGGCTTGCTCAAAGTATGGGATTGACTAATGAAGAGAATACACATAACACAAGTAATTTTATTAATATTTCTGTAGGGCGAGCTTGGGTTTCAAGTAGAGACATATTAGGCTTTTATAATTCATTAAAAGATGTTTATCAGCCAGCTAGAACAGGGCTTTATGAATTTTTGAAAAGCGATCATAATCAAGATTATCTAAAATTAATTTTATTAGATGAGGCAAATCTTTCTAGTGTTGAGCATTATTGGTCTGATTTTTTAAGTATGTGTGATCCTGAAGGACGGAATAGAAAAATTGATTTGGGCATACCTTCTGATGAAGAGCGATACATAAAAGTTTCCAAGGGGGTACGTTTTATTGCAACTATAAATAATGATGCATCTACAGAGCGCTTATCTCCTCGATTGATAGATCGTGTTCCCGTAATAGGCTTGAATCATAATTTAGATTTTAAATCTAGTTTGTTAAAAACTATAGATTTTGATGGAGCAATACATAACGAATCGTTTGATGAGTGTTTTGATGTTAGTTTATATGAGTCTTCGTTTACTACTGAAGAAGAAAATTCACTAGAGCAAATCATTGAAATTTTAAGAGCACCAATTAATAGAACAACATCTGTAATAGTTAGCCAAAGAAAATATAATGCTATAAAGAGATATTGTCATGTGGCAAATGAAATTGAAGGTTTAAGGATCCAGCCACTAGATTTTGCTATTAATCAACATATTTTACCATTGATTGAAGGATATGGAACAGGCTTTAAAGAAAGATTACATAATCTTGAGCAAAAGCTAGTTGAACTTGATTTAAATTTATCTAAGGCAACTTTAAAAAATATAATAAATAATGGCGATATATATAGTGAATCATATTCATATTTTTAA
- a CDS encoding helix-turn-helix domain-containing protein → MSKYSRDLKIIIANQCLAGEASRKLSRKYSISSRQIRYWSQVVAIHGDNAFLPTPHLRCATAKFQALKLMWTNDWSLGHTSAILNLISPGILSVWLDRYNKNGFKGLECGPRGRPTMKHPRITPVRSDDEKTLEELKEEVAYLRAENAVLKKLEELEQIKRRQAKKKR, encoded by the coding sequence ATGTCAAAATACAGTCGCGATTTAAAAATTATCATTGCTAATCAGTGTCTAGCCGGTGAAGCATCTCGCAAGCTTTCAAGAAAATATTCAATATCTTCTCGGCAAATTCGATATTGGTCACAAGTCGTTGCCATTCATGGCGATAACGCTTTCTTGCCCACACCCCATTTGCGTTGTGCAACTGCCAAATTTCAAGCACTTAAACTTATGTGGACAAACGATTGGTCTCTCGGTCACACTAGCGCCATACTGAATTTAATTTCCCCTGGGATCTTATCTGTCTGGCTTGATAGATATAATAAAAATGGATTCAAAGGGCTTGAATGTGGACCCAGAGGACGACCGACAATGAAACACCCTCGTATAACACCAGTACGCTCTGATGATGAAAAAACACTTGAAGAACTCAAAGAAGAGGTTGCTTATTTACGTGCAGAAAATGCCGTTCTAAAAAAGTTGGAAGAGCTGGAACAGATAAAACGACGCCAAGCAAAGAAAAAACGTTAG
- a CDS encoding RnfH family protein, whose amino-acid sequence MSDINIEVTYALPEKQFLLSVKVAEGTTIEEAIIASGILTLRSDIDLKKNKVGIYSRPAKLGDVVQEGDRIEIYRPLIADPKELRRKRAEKSKENNK is encoded by the coding sequence GTGTCTGATATCAATATTGAAGTGACTTATGCGTTGCCTGAAAAGCAATTTTTGCTCTCTGTGAAGGTTGCAGAAGGAACCACGATTGAAGAAGCAATTATTGCGTCGGGTATTTTAACGTTGCGTTCGGATATCGATTTAAAGAAAAATAAAGTGGGCATTTATAGTCGCCCAGCGAAATTGGGTGATGTCGTTCAAGAAGGGGATAGAATCGAAATTTATCGCCCATTGATTGCCGACCCGAAAGAGCTACGTCGCAAGCGAGCTGAAAAATCGAAAGAGAATAATAAATAA
- the bamE gene encoding outer membrane protein assembly factor BamE, which yields MRYKLLTAAALSFALMSTGCSMMERLVYHPDINQGNYLTAKDVAKIKKGMTQQQVAYALGTPMMTDPFGSQTWFYVFRQELGHDPVKQETLTLTFDRNGILTDIKNEKNLEAQQAMEAGEIKASEPKAAE from the coding sequence ATGCGTTATAAATTGTTAACTGCTGCAGCACTATCATTCGCATTAATGTCCACGGGCTGTTCAATGATGGAACGTCTTGTCTATCATCCGGATATTAACCAAGGTAACTACCTGACGGCGAAAGATGTTGCGAAGATTAAAAAAGGAATGACACAGCAACAGGTTGCTTATGCTTTAGGCACGCCAATGATGACTGACCCGTTTGGTTCTCAGACTTGGTTTTATGTTTTCCGCCAAGAGCTGGGGCATGATCCAGTGAAGCAAGAAACATTGACGCTGACGTTTGATCGCAACGGTATCCTGACAGATATCAAAAACGAAAAAAACCTTGAAGCGCAACAAGCCATGGAAGCTGGTGAAATTAAAGCATCAGAACCAAAAGCAGCGGAATAA
- a CDS encoding nuclease domain-containing protein, giving the protein MRIKISILGGKRQGDAFELPLVESKSKSAVFILEDEAIEISFSSELFYDRVSLLLYENEMQPTVIEQHNDLWIYKWQPRRLGKFNYECIFHNYYGIAELALELKAEENIEIVNFQAVEVLARKINAERVEKMLSFLAGVDSEVLCSFFRVTRRQAGYKHGDTPAEILLEQIENITETTSILVKKIVNRPITKLSTIGKYVYPNDSTNVDDLTLSWLCNNIDELSETDCIDHAILEYNDSFYIAGKLIEHKATEDSDVYENQVIYGFINTLIQTTSMLLFGFEMPEGKTNKVNETPLGYISFFSQIQRFQKCINQRKILKCKSILTNLHSIKRMLTEKIPSKKHIVGIPTFTMKAKKNPLYLSLFKKIVDWYRFGSPDWSVQEELLSIQSIPKLFEYYSLFYIKTILERKYNSNFSSEPVSESLLFSINIEKGLKLSLFYEPKYWMVNHPKVDFRGLINTEGWTTYNGKVSKRSSSSRFSNRSPDFVIKINDNYKNEKYIILDAKYTYSDKAFTQYLPDLTLKYLHGLHSISNIKNIITGLMILNPDEESKVRDFHHSNFDVFSEKPALPFLLCGAISPGDEFVGNSQFENTLLQIVDLTRRQVNEVDINTYPLNANFA; this is encoded by the coding sequence GTGAGAATTAAAATATCAATTTTAGGAGGGAAGCGTCAAGGTGACGCTTTTGAATTACCCTTAGTTGAATCTAAAAGTAAGTCAGCTGTTTTCATTCTTGAAGATGAAGCTATCGAAATATCATTCTCTAGTGAGTTATTTTACGATAGAGTATCTTTACTTTTATATGAAAATGAAATGCAACCTACAGTGATTGAACAGCATAATGATTTATGGATTTATAAATGGCAACCTAGAAGATTAGGGAAGTTCAACTATGAATGTATTTTTCATAATTATTATGGCATTGCCGAATTAGCTTTAGAGTTGAAAGCTGAAGAAAACATCGAAATAGTTAACTTTCAAGCAGTAGAGGTTCTCGCGAGAAAAATAAATGCAGAGCGAGTGGAAAAAATGCTTTCATTTCTAGCTGGAGTTGATAGTGAAGTACTATGTTCTTTCTTTAGAGTAACTCGTCGTCAAGCGGGTTATAAGCATGGTGATACTCCTGCAGAAATCTTACTTGAGCAAATTGAAAATATTACAGAAACAACATCAATATTAGTAAAGAAAATAGTTAATAGACCAATTACTAAATTATCAACGATAGGAAAATATGTTTATCCTAATGATAGCACTAATGTTGATGATCTTACACTATCATGGCTTTGTAATAATATAGATGAACTTTCTGAAACTGATTGTATTGATCATGCTATTTTAGAATACAATGATAGTTTCTATATAGCTGGGAAATTAATTGAGCATAAGGCAACGGAAGATTCAGATGTTTATGAAAATCAGGTGATCTATGGTTTTATAAATACTTTGATTCAAACCACATCAATGTTACTTTTTGGTTTTGAAATGCCTGAAGGAAAAACCAATAAAGTAAATGAAACACCTCTAGGGTATATTAGTTTCTTTAGTCAAATTCAACGTTTTCAAAAGTGTATTAACCAGAGGAAGATATTGAAATGTAAATCTATTTTAACTAATCTTCATTCTATAAAGAGAATGCTGACTGAAAAAATACCATCGAAAAAACATATAGTCGGTATACCTACATTCACGATGAAAGCCAAAAAGAATCCCTTATATTTATCACTGTTTAAAAAAATAGTCGATTGGTATCGTTTTGGGAGTCCTGATTGGAGTGTACAAGAAGAGCTGTTGTCAATTCAGAGTATTCCAAAGCTATTTGAATATTATTCTTTATTCTATATTAAGACTATCTTAGAAAGAAAGTATAATTCTAATTTTTCAAGTGAACCTGTAAGTGAATCATTATTATTTAGCATTAACATTGAAAAAGGTCTAAAGTTGAGTTTGTTTTATGAGCCAAAATATTGGATGGTTAATCATCCTAAAGTTGATTTTAGAGGGCTTATAAATACTGAGGGGTGGACTACTTATAATGGAAAGGTATCAAAACGTTCTAGTTCTAGTCGATTTTCAAATAGATCACCAGATTTTGTTATTAAAATAAATGATAATTACAAGAATGAAAAATATATTATTTTAGATGCAAAATATACATATTCCGATAAAGCATTTACTCAATATCTCCCTGACTTAACTCTTAAGTATTTGCATGGGCTTCACTCCATTTCAAATATTAAAAATATAATTACAGGATTGATGATACTAAATCCTGATGAAGAATCAAAAGTAAGAGATTTTCATCATAGTAATTTTGATGTTTTTTCAGAAAAACCTGCCCTACCATTTTTATTATGTGGAGCAATTTCTCCTGGTGATGAGTTTGTTGGTAATAGTCAATTTGAAAATACATTACTTCAGATAGTTGATCTAACTAGGCGACAAGTTAATGAAGTTGATATAAATACTTATCCTCTAAATGCGAATTTTGCATAA
- a CDS encoding DUF1852 domain-containing protein: protein MNTEFTFNITRSLFDENYNPSENTRITTNFANLARGKNRQENLRNALSMINNRFNSLAYWDNPKSDRYAVELEIISVEMNIEEKDSAFPVIEILKTNIIDKKTQQRIEGIVGNNFSSYVRDYDFSVLLLEHNKDQTEFSIPTKFGCLHGNIFKSFINSEEYKANFNKSPVICLSVSNRDTYHRTGNQHPILGIEYQPSNASLTEQYFAKMGLQVRYFMPKNSVAPLAFYFTGDLLSDYSNLELISTISTMETFQKIYRPEIYNANTVAGECYQPSLNQQDYSLTKIVYDREERSQLAIEQGKFTEEHFIKPYQTILEKWSASYSL from the coding sequence ATGAATACAGAATTTACCTTTAATATTACGCGCAGCCTTTTTGATGAAAACTACAACCCATCGGAAAATACGCGGATTACCACCAACTTTGCGAATTTAGCCAGAGGCAAAAACCGCCAAGAAAACCTGCGTAACGCATTGTCGATGATCAACAACCGCTTTAATTCATTGGCGTATTGGGATAACCCTAAAAGCGATCGCTATGCTGTTGAGTTGGAAATTATCTCTGTCGAGATGAATATCGAAGAAAAAGACAGCGCCTTCCCTGTCATTGAAATCTTAAAAACCAACATCATCGATAAAAAAACACAGCAGCGTATCGAAGGGATTGTGGGGAATAATTTTTCATCCTACGTACGGGATTATGATTTTAGCGTTTTACTCTTAGAACATAACAAAGACCAAACAGAGTTTAGTATTCCGACTAAATTTGGCTGCCTGCATGGCAATATTTTTAAATCGTTTATTAACTCCGAAGAGTACAAAGCGAACTTTAATAAATCACCAGTGATCTGTTTAAGTGTCTCAAATAGAGATACCTACCATCGCACAGGAAATCAACATCCTATATTAGGCATTGAATATCAACCAAGTAACGCATCTTTAACGGAGCAATACTTCGCCAAAATGGGCTTACAGGTCCGTTACTTTATGCCGAAAAATAGCGTTGCCCCTTTGGCCTTTTATTTTACGGGAGACTTGCTGAGCGACTACAGCAACCTTGAGTTAATCAGCACTATTAGCACTATGGAAACATTCCAAAAAATTTATCGTCCTGAAATTTATAATGCCAACACGGTGGCGGGTGAATGCTATCAACCGAGCTTAAATCAGCAGGATTACTCATTAACCAAAATTGTTTATGACCGTGAAGAGCGCAGCCAACTTGCCATTGAACAAGGTAAATTTACTGAAGAGCACTTCATTAAGCCTTACCAAACGATCCTTGAAAAATGGTCAGCAAGCTATTCGCTTTAA
- the zinT gene encoding metal-binding protein ZinT yields MTKNILSLLVLASLFSHTAMAHGHHHDKPQTEAQRNAAKGIFEDSDVKDRKLSDWDGVWQSVEPYLANGTLDPVMQDKAEKNKGKTAQEYRDYYAKGYKTDVDMIGIENNIIEFHRGDKVSQCQYDYAGYRVLNYSSGKKGVRYLFECKAKNSQAPRFIQFSDHIIAPEKAGHFHLYMGNESQEALLTQLENWPTYYPYSMSGKDIVHEMMEH; encoded by the coding sequence ATGACAAAAAATATTCTTTCACTGCTTGTGTTAGCCAGTTTATTCAGCCACACAGCGATGGCGCATGGGCATCACCATGATAAGCCGCAGACAGAAGCGCAACGCAATGCTGCAAAAGGTATTTTTGAGGATAGTGATGTTAAAGATCGTAAATTGAGTGATTGGGACGGTGTTTGGCAATCTGTGGAGCCTTATCTTGCTAATGGAACGTTAGACCCTGTAATGCAAGATAAGGCTGAAAAGAATAAGGGTAAAACTGCGCAAGAGTATCGAGATTATTATGCCAAAGGGTATAAAACCGATGTGGATATGATTGGCATTGAGAATAATATTATTGAATTCCACCGAGGGGATAAAGTCTCTCAGTGCCAATATGATTATGCGGGTTACCGAGTTTTAAATTATTCTTCAGGCAAGAAGGGCGTCCGTTATTTATTTGAGTGTAAGGCTAAAAATAGCCAAGCCCCTAGGTTTATCCAGTTTAGTGATCATATTATTGCTCCAGAGAAAGCTGGGCATTTCCATCTTTATATGGGGAATGAATCTCAGGAGGCTTTATTGACTCAATTAGAGAATTGGCCAACGTATTATCCATATTCTATGAGCGGTAAGGATATTGTGCATGAAATGATGGAGCATTGA